TGCCTTGCCAATCCCACTGGCGGCACCTGTGATGATCGCGATTTTATCTTTGAGCTTCATTGGAGTTAGTTAACTTAATGTTGAAAATTGAAAAAGGCTGCCAAAGTCAATGCTTCTGCCAGGTGAAGCCCATTTAGATTGTTTGTTTCGTCACTCACTTTTTTTATAAATTTCTTTGAGAGCTGGCATATGTTTGGGAGGACTGCCGTAGAGTGAACCATGTAAAAACTGCACTGATGTTTCAATAGTGAAGGAATTCAGTTTTTTTCCGGGTATTTTGCATCAGATCATAATCGGGTCCATTTCCGCCCAAGCTTGCTGGATCTTGCACGGTTTGCCAATGCTCGATGTCGGCGAAACGTGAAAGCATGTAGACTTCATCGAATTCCGGATTCTCGATCGGAGTGCCTCCAGGCAGTGGCCCCGCTTACGTGTTCGCAAAGCCCAAGAGGGTCAGTGGTCAATTATCAAGTTGACAGAGAACTTTCTTTGCATTGCGTTTGGTTATGGCCCGTAAGCCCAGATTGGAAAGCAATGCCGGATTGTACCACGTCCTAAATCGAGGTAATTACCGCGGAAACATCTTCGAAACCGAAGGAGCAAAAAATTCTTTCATAAAAACGTTGTTCCAGGCGTGCGACAAATTCAGTTGGGAACTTTCGGCGTTTTGCCTGATGAGTAACCATTATCACCTTTGTCTTGGCACCCCGCTGGGAAACCTATCGGTGGGGATGCGATGGTTGTTGGGCACTTTCGCGGTTCGCTTCAATAAGTACCGCAAGGAACAGGGGCATCTGTTCCAAGGACGGTTTAAGTCCCTGATAGTTGAGCCGGGACCACATTGGTTGAATCTGGTGGACTACATCCATTTGAATCCCGTTAGAGGGGGATTAGCCGAGATTTCCATGCTCGGAAAATATCCCTGGTCGAGCCTGTTCCATTTCCCGAAACGCAACAGCCGTCCCAAGTTTCTGGATAGCGCCTGGATGGACTATTTTGAGGATTTCGATGACAGCAAGGGAGGATGGACACGTTACCTCA
The nucleotide sequence above comes from Verrucomicrobiota bacterium. Encoded proteins:
- a CDS encoding transposase gives rise to the protein MARKPRLESNAGLYHVLNRGNYRGNIFETEGAKNSFIKTLFQACDKFSWELSAFCLMSNHYHLCLGTPLGNLSVGMRWLLGTFAVRFNKYRKEQGHLFQGRFKSLIVEPGPHWLNLVDYIHLNPVRGGLAEISMLGKYPWSSLFHFPKRNSRPKFLDSAWMDYFEDFDDSKGGWTRYLNHLRLVNSDDPQEIEELDRRMCRGWSLGSSEFGKAVSKELEKQPSALRLEREDLADFNRTRWEVYLENCLGCLGKTAADARTGKRSADWKLAIGAKLKRETSVTNSWLTERLHMGTARSVSAICGLYAREAEGSCPYAKRLKKLTIDH